From Paenibacillus sp. GP183, one genomic window encodes:
- a CDS encoding aldehyde dehydrogenase family protein has protein sequence MSKIHPAQLEWAQEWLKTTKSLYIGGEWTKGGGSILSSINPVNGQVLGTFIGANEEDVNAAVAAARQAFEEGEWKTMSRKERGRVMWQIAALIREHHTELATLESLDNGKLYKESYIDDVTEAAELFEYYGGWVDKLYGEVNPVEGNFTSFTTKDPIGVCGQIVPWNFPIVMGVWKLAPALSMGNTVVFKPSSSTSYSIIRLFEIIHDSGLLPKGTINLILGEGRIGSYITRHMGVDKVSFTGSTGVGKQLVHDSADSNLKPVTLELGGKSPNIIFADAPNLDAAIERSFYGLFTHKGEKCSAPTRLFVEQSVYESVVNKLAEYAESYRLGDPFDPDVDQGPQVSKSHMESILGYIQKGVEQGARIAAGGYRDVQGNNEQGYFVRPTILADVTNDMIVAQEEIFGPVLVVIPFDTEEEAVRLANDSVYGLAAGLWTNDVARAHRVAKRLDAGQVFVNRYGCYDYSSPFGGFKQSGWGKEYAIHSLSSYTKTKAIWIAH, from the coding sequence ATGAGTAAGATCCATCCGGCCCAATTGGAATGGGCCCAAGAGTGGTTGAAGACAACGAAATCCCTTTACATCGGCGGGGAATGGACGAAAGGCGGAGGCTCGATTCTAAGCTCCATCAATCCTGTAAACGGGCAGGTGCTGGGGACCTTCATTGGAGCAAATGAAGAAGATGTGAATGCAGCTGTTGCTGCCGCCCGACAAGCGTTTGAGGAAGGCGAGTGGAAGACCATGTCCCGCAAAGAGCGGGGTCGTGTGATGTGGCAAATCGCCGCGCTCATCCGCGAGCACCATACGGAACTGGCTACATTGGAGTCCTTGGATAACGGAAAATTGTACAAAGAATCTTATATCGATGATGTGACGGAAGCAGCCGAGCTCTTCGAGTATTATGGAGGCTGGGTCGATAAATTGTACGGTGAGGTCAATCCGGTAGAGGGCAATTTCACCAGTTTTACAACGAAGGATCCGATCGGCGTCTGCGGTCAAATCGTACCGTGGAACTTCCCGATTGTGATGGGAGTCTGGAAGCTGGCACCAGCGCTGTCTATGGGCAATACAGTCGTATTCAAGCCTTCGAGCTCAACGAGTTATTCGATCATCCGATTATTTGAAATCATTCATGATTCGGGTCTGCTCCCGAAGGGGACCATCAATCTGATCCTCGGTGAGGGCCGGATCGGTTCTTATATTACTCGCCATATGGGCGTGGACAAGGTTTCTTTTACCGGCAGCACCGGAGTGGGTAAGCAGCTTGTTCATGATTCGGCCGATTCCAATTTAAAGCCGGTGACGCTGGAGCTTGGCGGGAAGTCGCCAAACATCATATTTGCTGATGCGCCCAATTTGGACGCAGCCATCGAGCGATCCTTCTACGGCTTGTTCACTCATAAAGGGGAGAAGTGCTCCGCACCGACAAGGCTGTTCGTGGAACAGTCCGTTTATGAATCGGTCGTCAATAAGCTTGCTGAGTACGCAGAGAGCTACCGTTTGGGTGACCCGTTTGATCCGGACGTCGATCAAGGCCCGCAAGTGTCCAAGTCGCATATGGAAAGCATCCTAGGATATATCCAAAAAGGCGTGGAGCAGGGAGCCCGCATTGCAGCGGGAGGTTATCGCGACGTTCAAGGCAATAATGAACAGGGCTATTTTGTAAGGCCAACAATTCTGGCTGATGTGACGAATGACATGATCGTGGCACAAGAGGAAATTTTTGGACCCGTACTTGTTGTCATCCCTTTTGACACGGAAGAAGAAGCGGTTCGACTCGCCAATGACTCCGTTTACGGATTGGCAGCAGGCCTTTGGACGAACGATGTGGCTAGGGCCCATCGAGTAGCCAAGAGGCTGGACGCCGGTCAAGTTTTCGTTAATCGATATGGCTGTTACGATTATTCGAGCCCCTTCGGCGGCTTTAAGCAAAGCGGCTGGGGCAAGGAATACGCCATCCATTCCTTGAGCTCTTATACAAAAACAAAAGCAATTTGGATTGCTCATTAA
- a CDS encoding lyase family protein — MRKVEDIFGILELPDNALYGVQTARTVVNMSFSGHSLSQYPVYIRSLAAVKKAAALANAKAGVIDEFVCDSIITACDELIAGKYLEQFPVDAFHGGGSIGINMNINEVVATLAGDHVHPTEHVNASQSTADVCHSAIRIALIETAKSLEQGLLRIIRTLELKADELELVPTIARTCWQDGMRVSAGVVFRAAASALNRRMEHVVQAVHSIHRINLGGTVIGSGVGASREYREAVIPILTEVAGLPLQLRPDLFDAAQYPDDLGRLSSEVRLTSAVLVKLAKDLRLLASGPEAGLSELVLPAVQAGSSFFPGKVNPVIPETVIQCGLLINGNDYTIQAAVELGEVHLNLADGLMGTLLMDNLQMLTRTVDHFESRCLSGITVNEDICRQYADSSIPFIVDLKETYGYEQVSLWLKQWGPEQIREKIGRSEKHE, encoded by the coding sequence ATGCGAAAAGTTGAAGATATATTCGGCATACTGGAGCTTCCGGATAACGCCCTGTATGGGGTGCAAACGGCTCGTACCGTTGTAAATATGAGTTTTTCCGGTCACAGCCTGTCGCAGTATCCGGTCTACATCCGTTCTCTTGCTGCAGTAAAGAAGGCAGCGGCACTCGCCAATGCAAAGGCCGGTGTGATCGATGAGTTCGTCTGCGACTCGATTATAACTGCTTGCGATGAATTAATCGCAGGAAAATACTTGGAACAATTTCCTGTTGACGCTTTCCATGGGGGCGGCAGCATAGGTATCAATATGAACATCAATGAAGTGGTTGCCACCTTGGCGGGGGATCATGTGCATCCAACAGAACATGTGAATGCTTCTCAGTCTACGGCAGATGTGTGCCATTCAGCAATTCGTATTGCGCTGATTGAAACGGCAAAGTCGTTGGAGCAAGGATTGCTTCGGATTATCCGGACATTGGAGCTAAAAGCGGATGAGCTGGAGCTTGTGCCGACGATCGCGCGAACATGCTGGCAGGATGGCATGCGGGTATCGGCGGGAGTGGTATTTCGGGCTGCAGCTTCTGCTCTAAATCGCCGCATGGAACACGTAGTTCAGGCGGTACACAGCATTCACCGCATCAATTTGGGAGGCACCGTGATCGGCTCAGGTGTTGGAGCAAGCAGGGAATACCGCGAGGCTGTTATTCCAATTTTGACGGAGGTTGCGGGACTTCCCTTGCAGCTTCGACCGGATCTTTTTGATGCGGCGCAGTACCCGGACGACTTGGGGCGCCTGTCTTCTGAGGTTCGACTTACTTCGGCTGTGCTAGTTAAGCTGGCCAAGGATTTACGGCTGTTAGCCTCGGGACCGGAAGCTGGTCTTTCCGAGTTGGTGCTTCCGGCTGTGCAGGCTGGATCTTCCTTTTTTCCCGGCAAAGTGAATCCGGTTATTCCGGAAACCGTCATCCAGTGCGGATTGTTGATCAATGGCAACGATTACACCATCCAAGCGGCTGTTGAGCTTGGCGAAGTGCATTTGAATCTGGCCGACGGTTTGATGGGCACTTTGCTGATGGATAATTTGCAGATGCTCACACGAACGGTTGATCATTTTGAATCCAGATGTTTGTCTGGCATTACCGTAAATGAAGATATCTGCAGGCAGTATGCGGACAGCTCCATTCCGTTTATTGTCGATTTGAAGGAAACATATGGGTATGAACAGGTCTCTTTGTGGCTGAAACAATGGGGACCGGAGCAAATCAGAGAAAAGATTGGGAGGAGTGAGAAGCATGAGTAA
- a CDS encoding ABC transporter ATP-binding protein, which translates to MSIEYKHVLKQYPGVPVPAVDKVSLSIKEGELIVFLGPSGCGKTTLLKMTNRLYDPTSGTIEIDGIDISNMQPEILRRRIGYVIQQNGLFPHMRIEDNIAVVPRLLEWNEKVISDRIDELLEMVRLDPKSFRKRLPSQLSGGQQQRVGIARALAADPNILLMDEPFGAIDAITRLSLQDELLSIQRRTKKTILFVTHDVDEAFRLADQIVVMQSGKIVQYDTPYAIITNPANDFVSQLVGDRDIYRRMNLLKISDIIVVRDEDKGAFVSTNPVVHLTESVKDVFTRLVETRSKELIVVNQMNCRVGIINIETILDQMEEHGRNYAKS; encoded by the coding sequence ATGAGCATTGAATACAAGCATGTCCTCAAGCAGTACCCAGGTGTTCCGGTTCCAGCTGTAGACAAGGTGAGCTTATCGATCAAGGAAGGCGAGCTTATCGTTTTCCTGGGTCCTTCGGGCTGCGGTAAAACAACTTTGCTTAAGATGACCAATCGATTGTATGATCCAACATCGGGGACAATTGAGATCGATGGCATTGACATTTCCAACATGCAGCCGGAGATATTGCGCCGTCGGATTGGTTACGTCATCCAGCAAAATGGGCTGTTTCCACATATGCGTATCGAAGATAATATTGCCGTCGTGCCGCGCCTTCTGGAATGGAATGAAAAAGTGATTTCAGACCGGATTGATGAGCTTCTTGAAATGGTGCGTCTAGATCCCAAGTCTTTTCGTAAGCGACTTCCCAGTCAGCTGTCAGGCGGACAGCAGCAAAGAGTCGGTATTGCGCGTGCACTCGCGGCCGATCCCAATATTCTGCTTATGGATGAACCCTTCGGGGCGATTGATGCCATTACCCGCTTGAGCCTGCAGGATGAACTGCTGAGCATTCAGCGGCGGACCAAGAAAACAATTCTTTTTGTTACCCATGACGTTGATGAGGCGTTCCGTCTTGCAGACCAAATTGTTGTTATGCAAAGCGGGAAAATTGTCCAATACGATACTCCTTATGCCATCATTACGAACCCGGCGAACGATTTTGTCAGCCAGTTGGTGGGTGACCGCGATATCTACCGCCGTATGAACCTGTTGAAAATCAGCGACATTATAGTGGTTAGAGACGAGGATAAAGGGGCTTTTGTCAGTACTAATCCTGTCGTGCATCTGACTGAATCGGTGAAAGACGTGTTTACACGATTGGTGGAAACAAGAAGCAAGGAGCTGATTGTGGTTAATCAGATGAACTGCCGGGTCGGAATTATCAACATTGAAACCATTCTGGATCAAATGGAAGAGCACGGACGTAACTATGCGAAAAGTTGA
- a CDS encoding NAD-dependent succinate-semialdehyde dehydrogenase, with protein MLSIQTKLYLDGEWTEAESGLLSPVYNPATGEVLTEVAHGGQEDARLAVEAAYRAFPIWSTTAAEVRSVWLRKMYDAVVASADRLAEIMTLEQGKPLEEAKGEVLWGAEFLLWYSEEAKRINGEIIPSSRTTQKILVQRQPIGVVAAITPWNFPTSMITRKLAPALAAGCTTIIKPAPDTPLSAIALFELFDQIGLPKGVVNLVLGDAKAIGREFLDNEKVRKISFTGSTQVGKFLLEQSAKQLKKVSLELGGHAPYIVFDDADLDAAVEGLMYNKFQNGGQTCICANRILVQASVKKAFIEKFTAHIKKLRIGNGMEPGVQMGPLIHAQAVAKVQEHVRDALDKGATLVYGGHPLTEGDFGKGSFFAPTVLADVTTDMQIFNDETFGPVAPFITFETEEEAIELANKTPYGLASYFYSTNLARTMRVADALEYGMIGINESALGYVQAPFGGIKQSGMGREGGQHGVDDFLEYKYVNLNF; from the coding sequence ATGCTATCGATACAAACAAAGCTTTACCTGGATGGAGAGTGGACGGAGGCCGAATCCGGCCTCCTCTCTCCTGTCTATAATCCGGCAACGGGAGAAGTACTGACGGAAGTTGCCCATGGCGGACAGGAAGATGCGCGGCTTGCTGTAGAAGCGGCATACCGAGCTTTTCCTATCTGGTCCACAACAGCAGCAGAAGTGCGTTCGGTCTGGCTGCGCAAAATGTACGACGCCGTTGTGGCGAGTGCCGACCGTTTGGCGGAAATCATGACGCTGGAGCAAGGGAAACCGCTCGAAGAAGCCAAGGGTGAAGTGCTTTGGGGCGCGGAGTTTCTGCTTTGGTATTCCGAAGAAGCGAAGAGGATCAACGGTGAGATCATTCCGTCCTCACGCACGACACAAAAGATACTTGTTCAGAGGCAGCCCATTGGTGTTGTCGCAGCTATTACGCCGTGGAACTTTCCAACTTCAATGATTACCCGCAAGCTGGCTCCGGCATTGGCCGCAGGCTGCACGACAATCATCAAGCCTGCACCAGACACACCGCTTTCGGCTATTGCATTGTTTGAACTATTTGATCAAATTGGCTTGCCCAAAGGAGTCGTCAACTTGGTTCTCGGTGATGCGAAAGCCATTGGGCGCGAGTTTTTGGACAATGAAAAAGTTCGTAAAATCAGCTTTACAGGCTCCACACAGGTCGGGAAATTCTTGCTTGAGCAATCAGCCAAACAGTTGAAAAAGGTATCTTTGGAGCTTGGCGGCCACGCGCCGTATATCGTTTTTGATGATGCTGATCTCGATGCAGCGGTTGAGGGATTGATGTACAACAAGTTTCAAAACGGAGGACAAACCTGTATCTGCGCAAACCGTATCCTGGTGCAGGCATCAGTTAAAAAAGCATTTATCGAAAAGTTCACGGCTCACATCAAAAAGCTGCGTATCGGCAACGGGATGGAGCCTGGTGTACAAATGGGTCCGCTTATTCATGCACAGGCGGTGGCCAAGGTCCAGGAGCATGTGCGGGACGCATTGGATAAAGGAGCGACGCTTGTTTACGGAGGGCACCCTTTAACAGAAGGGGATTTTGGCAAAGGCAGCTTTTTTGCTCCCACGGTGCTGGCGGATGTTACTACGGACATGCAAATTTTTAATGATGAAACATTTGGGCCTGTGGCTCCTTTTATTACTTTTGAAACTGAAGAAGAAGCGATCGAGCTCGCCAACAAAACACCCTATGGTTTGGCCTCTTACTTTTATTCAACAAATCTGGCGCGGACGATGCGGGTCGCCGATGCTCTGGAGTATGGCATGATCGGTATTAATGAATCCGCACTTGGCTATGTTCAAGCCCCATTCGGAGGCATCAAGCAAAGCGGAATGGGTCGCGAAGGCGGCCAACACGGTGTCGATGATTTCCTGGAATACAAATATGTGAATCTGAATTTCTAG
- a CDS encoding glycine betaine ABC transporter substrate-binding protein, whose protein sequence is MKKRFFALSVFAISAAVVLAGCGSVASSGKSSASLTVGSKDNTENHLIGEMYADIFEDMGMKVTRKLSLGGTAPTFEALKKGDLDIYPEYTGTGLTVMLKQPVEKDQKKVEQTLKDGFKQWNLEWLDSAPENATYGFATKMDTATKLKLETISDLAAHSSEMTLSYPQEFDVRDDSLPGLQKAYKDKGGFKFKKQFQIDYSLRYNPLKDGQSDVTVSVGTDGQIAGMGLKLLKDDIGFFPIYHVAPLIRSDALTKTPAIKDRLNALSKLLTDEAVQKMNWQVDGPDKKEIKDVAKAFLKDNKLIK, encoded by the coding sequence ATGAAAAAACGTTTTTTCGCATTATCTGTTTTTGCAATTTCAGCAGCAGTAGTTTTGGCAGGGTGCGGCAGCGTAGCATCTTCGGGGAAATCGAGTGCATCGCTAACGGTTGGATCCAAAGATAACACGGAAAACCATCTGATTGGTGAAATGTATGCGGACATTTTCGAGGACATGGGTATGAAGGTAACGCGCAAGCTGAGTCTCGGCGGTACGGCACCTACCTTTGAAGCTTTGAAGAAGGGCGATTTGGACATTTACCCGGAATATACCGGAACAGGTTTGACGGTAATGCTGAAGCAGCCAGTAGAGAAAGATCAGAAGAAGGTTGAGCAGACTTTAAAAGACGGTTTCAAGCAATGGAATCTGGAATGGCTGGATTCGGCTCCGGAAAATGCCACTTATGGCTTTGCCACCAAGATGGATACAGCAACCAAACTAAAGCTGGAAACCATTTCAGACTTGGCTGCACACAGCAGTGAGATGACCCTTTCCTACCCGCAAGAATTTGACGTACGTGATGATTCTTTACCGGGTCTGCAGAAAGCTTATAAGGATAAGGGCGGCTTCAAATTCAAAAAGCAATTCCAAATCGATTACAGTCTTCGTTATAATCCATTGAAAGATGGGCAATCAGACGTAACCGTATCGGTAGGCACAGACGGACAAATTGCAGGTATGGGCCTCAAGCTGCTCAAGGATGACATCGGCTTCTTCCCGATATATCACGTTGCTCCGCTGATTAGATCAGATGCGTTGACGAAAACTCCAGCCATTAAAGATCGCCTGAATGCATTATCCAAGCTGCTCACCGACGAAGCCGTTCAAAAAATGAACTGGCAGGTAGACGGTCCGGATAAAAAAGAAATCAAGGATGTAGCCAAAGCATTCCTCAAAGACAATAAACTCATCAAATAA
- a CDS encoding ABC transporter permease, which yields MVWNEIQTYFHANAPVFWSNLFSHIQLSLAAIGVALILCVPLGIWISRRLAIANYIINGINMFRVVPSLAILALAMPILGVGFKPALLALTVLACPPIIINTYVAFREIDAGIKEAAKGMGMTPLQMVLKVEFPLALPVMLAGVRTASVEVISSATLAVLIGGQGLGSYIINGVSMMSKSYLLIGAVPVAILAIMSEFIFAYIQKRLSYN from the coding sequence TTGGTTTGGAATGAAATTCAAACGTATTTTCATGCGAATGCACCTGTCTTTTGGAGCAACTTATTCAGCCACATACAGCTTAGCCTCGCTGCCATCGGTGTTGCCCTAATCTTGTGCGTGCCTTTAGGTATCTGGATCTCACGGAGGCTTGCTATAGCCAACTACATCATTAACGGCATTAACATGTTCCGTGTTGTGCCAAGCTTGGCCATCCTGGCTTTGGCCATGCCGATCTTGGGGGTTGGGTTTAAACCTGCCTTGCTTGCCTTAACCGTACTGGCTTGTCCGCCTATTATCATCAACACCTATGTTGCATTTCGGGAAATTGATGCCGGCATTAAGGAGGCGGCGAAAGGAATGGGTATGACGCCGCTGCAGATGGTGCTCAAGGTGGAGTTTCCGTTGGCGCTGCCGGTCATGCTGGCGGGTGTTCGAACCGCTTCCGTTGAGGTGATATCCAGTGCGACATTAGCCGTATTGATCGGCGGCCAAGGTCTGGGCAGCTACATCATCAATGGTGTCAGCATGATGTCCAAAAGCTACCTGCTCATAGGCGCAGTACCGGTAGCTATATTAGCCATTATGAGCGAATTCATATTCGCTTATATTCAAAAACGACTGAGCTATAACTGA
- a CDS encoding ABC transporter permease, whose translation MSYLFNNLSDVGALFGQHVMLTFTSLGIALLFAVPIGFLVANYRQLYTPITGVLGIIYTIPSMALYATLIPYTGLGVKTAMIGLVAYAQMILVRNIVAAIQGIDPLMLEAAKGMGMGKWQIVWKIELPLSVPVILAGIRIATVSIISIGTIAAWIGGGGLGTLIFQGLNHQHTGKIIAGTIAITILAVAADVLFRFIEWLLRPKIA comes from the coding sequence ATGAGCTACTTGTTCAATAACCTCAGTGATGTAGGAGCGTTGTTTGGACAGCACGTGATGCTTACGTTTACTTCTCTCGGAATTGCCTTGTTGTTCGCGGTACCAATCGGATTTTTGGTAGCCAATTACCGGCAGCTCTACACCCCAATTACAGGTGTACTGGGCATCATTTATACGATTCCCAGTATGGCGCTTTATGCGACGCTGATTCCATATACAGGCCTAGGCGTGAAGACTGCTATGATAGGGCTTGTCGCCTACGCGCAGATGATCTTGGTGCGAAATATTGTCGCAGCCATTCAAGGAATTGACCCCCTGATGCTGGAAGCAGCCAAGGGCATGGGCATGGGAAAATGGCAAATCGTCTGGAAGATCGAGCTGCCGTTATCCGTTCCTGTCATCCTGGCAGGAATTCGAATTGCAACCGTTTCCATAATCTCCATTGGAACTATTGCAGCGTGGATCGGCGGCGGTGGACTGGGTACATTGATTTTCCAAGGCTTAAATCACCAGCATACCGGTAAAATTATCGCGGGAACGATTGCAATCACCATTTTGGCTGTTGCAGCGGATGTCTTGTTCCGTTTTATAGAATGGCTGCTTCGTCCAAAAATAGCGTAA
- a CDS encoding mandelate racemase/muconate lactonizing enzyme family protein has translation MKITAIDIKHYLLPLDPPFKAAWDPNPRKKFASTIVKVHTDEGITGIGSGDLMTGFEGHEHLFIGKDPFEIERHAQVIYNIDFHYGRCWSLDLALWDLMGKAAGQPVYKLLGGRNNKLLAYASNGEIVEPAVRAERAQMFIGMGYKAMKIRFHHEDVRDDIKVVEQVRKAVGDRIEIMIDANQGWKMPWDTEGTWDLKKAYQVAKELEQLGVFWLEEPLPHHDFRGLAKLREMTGIRIAGGEMNRRMHDFVELNRLGALDVYQPDAALSGGITYTKKIADLVQADGAWFSPHTWTNGIGVLANLHLAAAVSLCPYLEFPYDPPSWTADRRDFVMANKLEVDSDGYLKLSNAPGLGIELDEEALDRYAYKHVYVGES, from the coding sequence ATGAAAATTACAGCAATTGATATCAAACATTATCTACTTCCCCTGGATCCGCCATTTAAGGCGGCATGGGATCCTAACCCGAGAAAGAAATTCGCATCCACCATTGTTAAGGTTCATACCGACGAAGGGATTACGGGAATCGGTTCCGGAGATTTAATGACTGGTTTTGAAGGGCATGAGCATTTATTTATCGGCAAAGATCCATTTGAAATTGAACGGCATGCGCAAGTAATATATAATATCGATTTTCATTATGGACGGTGCTGGAGTCTTGATCTCGCTTTGTGGGACTTGATGGGCAAAGCAGCCGGGCAGCCTGTTTACAAGCTGTTGGGAGGTCGTAATAACAAACTTCTTGCATACGCCTCCAATGGCGAAATCGTTGAACCGGCCGTACGCGCAGAAAGAGCTCAGATGTTTATCGGGATGGGTTATAAAGCGATGAAGATCCGCTTTCATCATGAAGATGTTCGTGATGACATTAAAGTTGTCGAGCAAGTGCGCAAAGCGGTTGGAGACCGGATTGAAATTATGATCGATGCCAACCAAGGCTGGAAAATGCCCTGGGACACAGAAGGTACATGGGACTTAAAGAAAGCCTATCAAGTGGCTAAGGAATTGGAGCAGCTAGGCGTGTTCTGGCTCGAGGAGCCGCTGCCGCATCACGATTTCCGCGGTCTGGCCAAGCTTCGCGAGATGACGGGCATCCGTATCGCTGGCGGAGAGATGAACCGCCGCATGCATGATTTCGTCGAGCTGAACCGCCTTGGGGCGCTTGATGTGTACCAGCCGGATGCAGCCCTATCCGGCGGCATCACCTACACGAAGAAGATCGCCGATCTTGTTCAGGCCGACGGCGCCTGGTTCAGCCCTCACACGTGGACAAATGGCATCGGCGTTCTGGCGAATCTTCATTTGGCCGCAGCCGTCAGCCTATGTCCGTATCTCGAATTCCCTTATGATCCGCCTTCTTGGACAGCCGATCGCCGAGACTTCGTGATGGCTAACAAATTAGAGGTCGATTCCGATGGGTATCTGAAGCTCTCAAATGCGCCTGGACTGGGTATTGAACTCGATGAAGAAGCGCTTGATCGATACGCTTATAAGCATGTGTATGTAGGTGAAAGCTGA